From the genome of Eucalyptus grandis isolate ANBG69807.140 chromosome 2, ASM1654582v1, whole genome shotgun sequence, one region includes:
- the LOC104427076 gene encoding putative mannan endo-1,4-beta-mannosidase 9, giving the protein MAAYLMSIDSNHMLEVGLEGLYGQSVPGKQEINPGGVLVGTDFISDNQVPQVDFATIHLYPEQRLASASERDQAVFADKWVEVHIQDSNTILNKPNIMCEFGKSSNSSGCSIEKRDSCFGSLCDAIYPSASNRGSCAGGLFWQVLAQGMDGFSDGYEVILEQSPSTASVIAHQPRRMAALI; this is encoded by the exons ATGGCGGCGTACCTGATGTCGATCGATAGTAATCATATGCTGGAAGTTGGACTCGAAGGGTTATATGGGCAATCGGTTCCGGGGAAGCAGGAGATCAATCCTGGTGGTGTGCTTGTTGGGACTGATTTCATTTCCGACAACCAAGTCCCCCAGGTCGACTTCGCCACAATACACCTGTACCCTGAACAACG GTTGGCTAGTGCAAGTGAGAGGGACCAAGCTGTATTTGCGGACAAGTGGGTTGAAGTCCACATTCAAGACTCCAACACCATCCTCAATAAGCCGAACATAATGTGCGAATTCGGCAAGTCATCGAATTCATCGGGTTGCAGCATAGAAAAGAGGGACAGCTGCTTCGGGAGCCTGTGCGACGCGATCTACCCGAGTGCAAGCAACCGAGGGTCGTGTGCCGGTGGCCTCTTTTGGCAGGTGCTTGCCCAAGGCATGGATGGCTTTAGCGATGGGTACGAAGTCATATTAGAGCAGAGCCCTTCCACAGCCAGCGTTATCGCTCATCAGCCTCGCCGGATGGCAGCTCTCATATGA
- the LOC104427077 gene encoding mannan endo-1,4-beta-mannosidase 4 has translation MMYLASDLSTRDKVTSTFQEAVKNGMNIARTLAFSDGVDRALQITPGVYNEEMFKGLDFVISEARKNGVYLILSLVNNWNDFGGKHQYVQWARNSGQSLDNDDDFFTNSVTKGYYKNHIKAVLTRMNTITGVAYKDDPTIFAWELMNEPQSLSDPSGKSLQDWVSEMAAYLKSIDSNHMLEVGLAGFYGQSVPGKQQNNPGGQLIGTDFISNTQVPQVDFSTIHLYPDQWLPNPSEKDQDAFADKWVQDHIQDSNTILNKPIILGEFGKSSKSSGYTIEKRDSYFGRLYDAIYASASNQGSCAGGLFWQVLAQGMDNFNDGYGVILEQSPSTASVIAHQSRRMLALT, from the exons ATGATGTACTTGGCGTCGGACCTGTCCACCCGGGACAAGGTTACGAGCACGTTCCAGGAAGCCGTCAAGAACGGCATGAACATTGCCAGGACCTTGGCCTTCAGCGACGGCGTTGACCGGGCCCTCCAGATCACTCCTGGCGTCTACAACGAAGAAATGTTCAAG GGATTGGACTTCGTGATATCGGAAGCCAGGAAAAACGGAGTGTATCTAATACTAAGCTTGGTGAACAACTGGAATGACTTCGGAGGAAAGCATCAGTATGTGCAGTGGGCTCGGAACAGCGGACAGTCCTTGGACAATGATGATGACTTCTTCACTAACTCAGTCACCAAGGGTTATTACAAGAACCATATCAAG GCAGTTCTGACGAGAATGAACACTATAACGGGAGTGGCGTACAAGGACGACCCTACCATCTTTGCATGGGAACTCATGAACGAGCCTCAAAGCCTGTCCGATCCCTCTGGCAAATCTCTTCAG GACTGGGTGAGCGAAATGGCGGCGTACCTGAAGTCGATCGACAGTAATCATATGCTGGAAGTTGGACTCGCAGGGTTCTATGGGCAATCGGTTCCGGGGAAGCAACAGAACAATCCTGGCGGTCAGCTTATCGGGACTGATTTCATCTCCAACACCCAAGTCCCCCAGGTCGACTTCTCCACAATACACCTGTACCCTGACCAATG GTTGCCTAATCCAAGTGAGAAGGACCAAGATGCATTTGCGGACAAGTGGGTTCAGGACCACATTCAAGACTCCAACACCATCCTTAATAAGCCGATCATACTCGGCGAATTCGGCAAGTCATCGAAGTCATCGGGCTACACCATAGAAAAGAGGGACAGCTATTTTGGGAGGCTGTACGATGCGATCTACGCGAGTGCAAGCAACCAAGGGTCGTGTGCCGGCGGCCTTTTTTGGCAGGTGCTTGCTCAAGGCATGGATAACTTCAACGACGGGTATGGAGTCATATTAGAGCAGAGCCCTTCCACAGCCAGCGTCATCGCTCATCAGTCTCGCCGAATGTTGGCTCTCACATGA